ctgatgGAATCGTTGTCCGTGCTGGGAGAGTTATTAGATGTGGATACATTGTGAGCCCTGgctgttttcgatttcgaattatttgttttttgaggattccgagctataactttgggtttggttgtattcgtatagctgcgagaatcattcttctcatcactcGGATTTCTCCTGTAATTAGGTTTACTGTTTCTCGATccctgttgttcttcataaatagcatggatatctaagaacagttcagcgactgtcatatttagatgTCGATGACGTGTGtagcgtaaaaatttatattcgccagatagacctctcataattaattggcatgcgaccttgttattgatatgaatgccattattgttcagtctgtcgataatgtttgtgacttttgtttcaaatgcatctgcaggtgtactgccattatattgcaaatttgccagGGTCACAATGTCGTTTGCCTCTTGGGTATcagattgcattttttcaatacttttggaaagaattttcatgatatccgTATAATCAACGGATAGGATGTCTTTGACCCAGGTAGGTAGGAATTGAGAgggagcaaatatttgaaaagtgttatacaagaaggtgagttcatcatcagtgatCTGACGTACGGGTTTTCCGTTTACTGTcggaataataccaccgagattcgagttttgtaaaaatttgatgtatgttttaacccaatttggaaagtcattaggtgaggttaacattggtggtggtctgacatattttttagtggatgtcatatcagagtccgctgaggatgaatcagtaaatgtattaccTGACTCAGGTGATGGAGTGCTCAGAGGCgttccaactgatgatggatactgcggaaactgtgattgtggcccaggtggaaagtacataggcgacatttgataaggtgTATACGGAATCATAGATGGGTGTCCGTAAAATGACCAACCAGATGGATTGGCTTGGTTTTGGGTCATCATGCACTGCTGTGGGTACGGCCCATTCTGTGGaggtggtactgaagcAGGTTGAGGAGAGGCATGATGGgggttctctggaacagctgatgaaGCAGGTGTTGTTGTCTGTTGAGAGTTAGCCTTAGTGGAAGCCTTCTCAcattcttctgttttggaagctgaaacgtctaacggatcttgatttgtgtggacttccttagaagtaaccgaagcacaggcgctaccatgagaaatgggtgaatgttgagataattgttgggattccattgttgataaaggctataatattaggtatacagaatatactagaagttctcctcaaggatttaggaatccataaaagggaatctgcaattctacacaattctataaatattattatcatcgttttatatgttaatattcattgatcctattacattatcaatccttgcgtttcagcttccactaatttagatgactatttctcatcatttgcgtcatcttctaacaccgtatatgataatatactagtaacgtaaatactagttagtagatgatagttgatttttattccaacaagttatattatcaatatattatcatatacggtgttaagatgatgacataagttatgagaagctatcatcgaagttagaggaagctgaagtgcaagAATTGTTTCATATGTGATTTATGAACATTTAGCATGATTTATTGTCATATTGAGGTATGGTATGTCGATGATAAAACAAATCCAACAATTGTGAGCGCAAGTGGTTTAGTGGTAAAATCCAACGTTGCCATCGTTGGGCCCCCGGTTCGATTCCGGGCTTGCGCACTTTTTTAGCAACTATTAGCGATCAATATGAAGGGTTTAGAGACTAGGTGCCTGCCTCGCCTACTCAGCATTCGTTCAGTCAATATTTTATATCACCGTTAATAATGATTAagcagttttttttgttaataAATCCGGTCATCGGGCTAACTAATCTTCAAGAACAACTAGACGGTCATCCCCTTTTGCTTCATAACTTCTCCttataatataaaaactTACAAAACGACCATGATATTCAATCTACCTGTTAGTGTGctgctttatttttctttgatatgGGCAATGGAGCCTAGTTTCGTAAGAGGTAAGAACGTCGTCAACTTAATTACTTTCAAAGATTCAAATGGCAAGCTGCACAAGCGGTTAGCACCAGAGGAAATACCGCCCCGGCTACATAATTCTCAAGTAAATTCTTATCCATTAGGATATAAGGGAATGCGTGACTTTTCAAGACCCGCAGTGAATTTAGATGATATTTTAGGGACACAGCAAAGAAAGCAGCAAGAGTTTTTGGCTGAATTGTCTCCTTTATCCTTAGAATCAAAGTTGTCATTAGTGAACGAGGtccaaatatttgcaaGCTATGTGCGAAATGATGTTGAAACATATAACAAAGTAAGTGACCCCAACGAAGATTTGATTATTATTGCACCAACGAACAGGGCTGTCTCTCAGCTTACTTTAAAACCGTGGCAATTTCCGAATAATATTGATAAGCTTGAAAGTGATGGTGCCACCGAGAAGGAACTTGATACGGCAATACAAGAGAATATCTCCAAATTTGTGAGATCTCATATTGTAGTGTacaatgatgataaaaattCCTACAAGAAGGTGAGTCCAGGATGTACGCTCCTGCAGAGTATTGACTTCACAGAAAGCAAGAAAAGCGATTCGGAAACTGGTGGTGATATTTTactcaaaaaagaaggagaagTATATTATGTAGCTTCCTCCAGAGACGAGAAATTTCATGCCGTCGAGAGCATTGAAAATGGAAGCAATGGTGTTATTTTGATGGTTGATTTCACCCTGGTGGGTCCTTAGTTATGTGTTGCTTATGGTTTTGACTTCCTTGACCCCATACAAATTGcgttctttattttttttggttatAATTTATTAATAATGGCGAGTAGGATCGGCCTATCTTTATGGAGTTTACAACATAATATATACATTGGTATCAATTTGTTTTATAGTTATATTTTCTCTAGTATGTGAACgataattttgttttacGAATCCTTATATTAATGCTTAGCTGGGGCCGGTGGAATAAGAATACAACTatgaaaatattacaaCAATACCTTCgaacatatatatacaccACTTAGAAAATTGATGGTACGGTGCCTGAGATCGCTGCTGGTGAGGTCATATAAATAGAGGATGCGTTTTTGTTATCAAGAGAATTCTCCCTCTCCGATAACACGTCCTGCGTATCCACTAGCGGTTGCTCCACTTTCTTATTGAATGAGTTGGATTCACCCCCAAGTAGACCTACTTTAAACAGCTTTCTTgcttttaattttctttctctatTAATAAGTTTAGAAGCCATATCTACAGGGTGCAACTCCCCTTTTGCTATCATTTCATGAACTTTGTgatcaatatttttagtATTAATGACATCTTTTCGTACCCCTGATCCCCTTTCAACAACGGAACCAATACATTTCataattttaataatttcaGCGTGGGAATTTGTGACTGCTTTAGGAATATTATTTAAAGTTGTAATCTGATTTGATAGAGGACAAAACACTCTTTGGTATTGAAACGCATAATTGGCGAACTCAACCTGCTGCTTGAACGCCTTACTGAAACAAAGTTTTTCTGTCCGTTCTATTTGTATAAGGATGTCTTTCATTTCAGAATACCGTTTCACAATCTTCATAGCAGTGACTACACCCACTTTCCAAATTCCGCTAGTGTAATCACACCCTGCTAAACAAACTAGATTACGAAATTGTTGTTCACTTAATTCTCCTAGAGGGAAATTTTCAGGTAAAGCTGAAAAATCGTCTTTTGAGATTTCTAAAGCTTTTCCCTGATCATTTAACTTTGTTATGAGTGTTTTACAACCAAAGACCAACAAATCAGAATCTTCTGATATGATACCCTGTATAAGGCCCATTTTTTCCAAGTAAACCATTTGCGGATCTGCTTCAAATGGTGCAACAATGTAGGGAATTGAATGTAGTTTGCAATAATCAATAATACATTTCGCCATTTCTGGTGTGATGTCAAcacttttttgaaaatattccaTTGCATTATATCTGTTGCCGGCTGACCACAATTTCTTTGCAATCATTTCGTTTTCTaaccttttctttcttcttctagttTCTGTATGATTTTTCACAAAAAGGGAATCACCATCAAAAACTATATATGGCTTGATCTTAAGGCGTTTTAGGAGTTGCAGCcttttaatgaaaaattgcaaGTATTTGTTTGTTGGCTTATTCATCACAAGTTCAAAAGCACACGCACAAGAAGCCCTGTGTAGCCACGCATAACCATCAATGGCTAATGTTTGATAcatgtattttttcaggGACACctgtttttgaattctctTTAATTGAGGCAGTAAGCCAGGTATTCCCATTCCTATCGAATAATaatgttcttgttgttaATTTTGATGATCGTTTTCTCTTACTCGCTAAACAATATCTCTTTCCATATTAAGCCCATAAATATGATTACTTTTCTCGAATTACCACGAACGACATAGAGTGCCACATATCCCTTTTGTGCAACTATTATCCTTTAACGTGTCACGGAACGCGTCAAAATGGTAATATGTAAACAAAGGAAAGtgaaatcaaaacaaaactaGGGCAGCTTCCAGTAATTTCCCAAAACAAACATAtgtatattatatatatatgtgcTTTGAAATGAATGTTACAAATGTGGctatcttcattttttcagctAAACATTTATTAACCACCTCATGAGCTTTCCTAATAGTCCTTGATTCAGCCAATCACTTATAAGAAGCACTGCAGCTTGAGGCATAAACTTTTCTATACTCACAGTTGTTTGATAAAAGGCTAAAATATACAGTTTCTCCtaatgaaaacaacaaaattttcatacCATATCATTTCCTTGTTCAACATCCTTATTTGGCAATTTGTAAAGCTTAAAATAGTCAACTTCTATCCCGTTGAGCAAAGCTTTAGAGCCCGAAGGAGGATACAAAATTCGCCTCCACAAAGGCGCATTTATATCGCTTGTAAGCCAAAAGTCTTtaacatttcttttccaacCGTAATTTGTTGGTATTCTTGATGTAATCGAATACACATTATGTCCGGTGCTATCCTTGATGCCAATGGTTTCTTTTATAACCGCTAACCACTGATCCATACCAGTCACCGCGTAACAAACGCCAAAACAAGTGCGTGGTTTCCTTATCGTTGAGCCTGGGACTGGTGCTAGTACAGTATCATTACTCTCCTCACCCGGATCAATCGACGGCGCAAATCCTTCTGGAGTAGTATTGAAGTTTTCATTGAAAGATAACCCATCGGGGCCAATGGACTTACTCTCTTTCATCAAAACATTGAATTCTGTATTGGTCATTCCtttacatatttgaaagGCTTGGACGAAGATCAAACTTGCAACCCAAATAGATTGGAGTAAAGCCCATAATAATATCAGAAAGACAAATCTATCATATATTAATCCCGAACAGAGATCTGAAGCGCCTAGGATGAAACatttgccatttttctGGGATGTATCTTCGTGTGCATCTTCAAGttcatcaaaatattcCAGGCAAAGTGCAAGAAATGTGAAAATACCACTTTCCATTAAtgtaataaaaaatataaatgcTTTGTGATTTTTGAGTCCGACATCATTAAAG
This is a stretch of genomic DNA from Saccharomyces cerevisiae S288C chromosome IV, complete sequence. It encodes these proteins:
- the DIN7 gene encoding exodeoxyribonuclease DIN7 (Mitochondrial nuclease functioning in DNA repair and replication; modulates the stability of the mitochondrial genome, induced by exposure to mutagens, also induced during meiosis at a time nearly coincident with commitment to recombination; DIN7 has a paralog, EXO1, that arose from the whole genome duplication) gives rise to the protein MGIPGLLPQLKRIQKQVSLKKYMYQTLAIDGYAWLHRASCACAFELVMNKPTNKYLQFFIKRLQLLKRLKIKPYIVFDGDSLFVKNHTETRRRKKRLENEMIAKKLWSAGNRYNAMEYFQKSVDITPEMAKCIIDYCKLHSIPYIVAPFEADPQMVYLEKMGLIQGIISEDSDLLVFGCKTLITKLNDQGKALEISKDDFSALPENFPLGELSEQQFRNLVCLAGCDYTSGIWKVGVVTAMKIVKRYSEMKDILIQIERTEKLCFSKAFKQQVEFANYAFQYQRVFCPLSNQITTLNNIPKAVTNSHAEIIKIMKCIGSVVERGSGVRKDVINTKNIDHKVHEMIAKGELHPVDMASKLINRERKLKARKLFKVGLLGGESNSFNKKVEQPLVDTQDVLSERENSLDNKNASSIYMTSPAAISGTVPSIF
- a CDS encoding uncharacterized protein (hypothetical protein; green fluorescent protein (GFP)-fusion protein localizes to the vacuole and is induced in response to the DNA-damaging agent MMS; gene expression increases in response to Zymoliase treatment); the encoded protein is MIFNLPVSVLLYFSLIWAMEPSFVRGKNVVNLITFKDSNGKLHKRLAPEEIPPRLHNSQVNSYPLGYKGMRDFSRPAVNLDDILGTQQRKQQEFLAELSPLSLESKLSLVNEVQIFASYVRNDVETYNKVSDPNEDLIIIAPTNRAVSQLTLKPWQFPNNIDKLESDGATEKELDTAIQENISKFVRSHIVVYNDDKNSYKKVSPGCTLLQSIDFTESKKSDSETGGDILLKKEGEVYYVASSRDEKFHAVESIENGSNGVILMVDFTLVGP
- a CDS encoding gag protein (Retrotransposon TYA Gag gene co-transcribed with TYB Pol; Gag processing produces capsid proteins; in YDRCTy1-3 TYB is mutant and probably non-functional), with translation MESQQLSQHSPISHGSACASVTSKEVHTNQDPLDVSASKTEECEKASTKANSQQTTTPASSAVPENPHHASPQPASVPPPQNGPYPQQCMMTQNQANPSGWSFYGHPSMIPYTPYQMSPMYFPPGPQSQFPQYPSSVGTPLSTPSPESGNTFTDSSSADSDMTSTKKYVRPPPMLTSPNDFPNWVKTYIKFLQNSNLGGIIPTVNGKPVRQITDDELTFLYNTFQIFAPSQFLPTWVKDILSVDYTDIMKILSKSIEKMQSDTQEANDIVTLANLQYNGSTPADAFETKVTNIIDRLNNNGIHINNKVACQLIMRGLSGEYKFLRYTRHRHLNMTVAELFLDIHAIYEEQQGSRNSKPNYRRNPSDEKNDSRSYTNTTKPKVIARNPQKTNNSKSKTARAHNVSTSNNSPSTDNDSISKSTTEPIQLNNKHDLHLRPETY